The Pseudomonas sp. R4-35-07 genome contains a region encoding:
- a CDS encoding EAL domain-containing protein, with protein sequence MAQTLFKLFLTQRLAALASIESLRAIREGLLWILPCLLVSAIFLILSECAKVLGFSPPTVSFLSGLHDRISSVIPLLVAASIGYMLAIQHRLPQLPIAFLCLANVVVATFLLREYPRASATFLLFIAIASPLINVPAIAWLHRLRWTRLVNEDLIGHNLKGTINMVLPGAITALALVVVLSLLLQIPYVAQLQGPQVLNALQAPYGSGLFVTLMNSLLWFFGIHGVYAMQPLFDVLDQAVVLNGAALAAGEPVQYLLNSGLLGSFAFIGGSGGALCLLLAILLFSRSQSMRLLAMASLPLSLFNVSEVLLFGLPIILNPRLFIPFLLVPAVNATVALAVVQLGWVAPAVASVPFTAPVFLNAYLSTHGDVAAVVLQVVLMGLGTLVYAPYVRAIHRQASDGGTVYLKSLDMTFRGLEEKGRLLEFDPVLASHRALARQAIELNRIQQISDYEFYLEFQPQVSTRTGLCTGCEALMRARDSEGTVHSPWEFLQWLAQARLMPDVDVWVASQAVRQYQQWKKAGFELPMTINVSSVTLKDAAYGNRLVEILAQAQGWVSVEITEDALVSDIQATRQTIQKLQALGAKVYIDDFGTGFSALSYLHQFPVDFIKIDRSFVVAQHDPKGAQVLTGMLRFCEALNLGVVVEGVETAEQLAFLNTGAELFIQGWYFSRALPGHEVPQFVRQRAGLA encoded by the coding sequence ATGGCGCAAACGCTGTTCAAACTTTTCCTTACCCAGCGCCTGGCGGCCCTGGCCAGTATCGAGTCGTTGCGTGCGATTCGGGAGGGATTGTTGTGGATCCTGCCGTGCCTGTTGGTGTCTGCCATTTTCCTGATCCTGTCCGAATGCGCCAAGGTGCTGGGCTTCAGCCCACCAACAGTGAGCTTTCTTTCGGGCCTGCATGACCGGATCAGCTCGGTGATTCCACTGCTGGTCGCCGCTTCCATTGGCTATATGCTGGCCATTCAGCACCGCTTGCCACAACTGCCAATAGCCTTTTTGTGCCTTGCCAACGTAGTGGTGGCCACGTTTCTTTTGCGCGAATACCCTCGGGCTTCGGCCACCTTCCTGCTGTTCATTGCCATCGCGTCGCCGCTGATCAATGTGCCGGCCATCGCCTGGTTGCACCGTTTGCGTTGGACTCGCCTGGTGAATGAAGACCTGATCGGACACAACCTCAAGGGCACGATCAACATGGTGCTGCCCGGTGCGATCACTGCGCTGGCATTGGTGGTGGTGTTGTCGTTGCTGCTGCAGATCCCCTATGTGGCGCAACTGCAGGGACCGCAGGTGCTCAATGCGTTACAGGCGCCTTACGGCAGCGGTTTGTTTGTGACCTTGATGAACTCGCTGTTGTGGTTTTTCGGGATTCATGGCGTGTACGCCATGCAGCCGCTGTTCGACGTGCTGGATCAAGCTGTGGTGCTCAACGGCGCAGCGCTGGCGGCGGGTGAGCCGGTCCAATACCTGCTTAACAGCGGCCTGTTGGGCAGCTTCGCATTTATCGGTGGGTCGGGCGGCGCGTTGTGCCTGCTCCTGGCAATCCTGCTGTTTTCCAGGAGCCAGTCCATGCGGTTGCTGGCGATGGCCAGTTTGCCGCTGTCGTTATTCAATGTCAGCGAAGTGCTGTTGTTCGGTTTGCCGATCATCCTCAACCCGCGGTTGTTCATACCCTTTCTGTTGGTGCCGGCGGTCAATGCGACGGTGGCGCTGGCGGTGGTGCAACTGGGTTGGGTAGCACCGGCCGTGGCCAGCGTGCCGTTTACCGCACCGGTGTTTCTCAATGCTTACCTCAGTACCCATGGCGACGTCGCGGCCGTGGTATTGCAGGTTGTACTGATGGGCCTGGGGACGCTGGTATATGCGCCGTATGTACGGGCGATCCATCGCCAGGCAAGTGACGGCGGCACGGTATACCTCAAATCCCTGGACATGACATTTCGCGGCCTGGAGGAGAAGGGGCGGTTGCTGGAGTTCGACCCGGTACTCGCGTCGCACCGCGCCCTGGCCCGGCAGGCCATTGAGTTGAACCGGATCCAGCAGATCAGCGACTACGAGTTCTATCTTGAGTTTCAGCCCCAAGTCTCCACCCGTACCGGCCTGTGTACCGGCTGCGAAGCCTTGATGCGCGCCCGGGACAGCGAGGGCACGGTGCATTCACCCTGGGAGTTCCTGCAATGGTTGGCACAGGCCCGGTTGATGCCGGATGTGGACGTGTGGGTGGCGTCCCAGGCCGTACGCCAGTATCAACAGTGGAAGAAGGCCGGTTTTGAATTGCCCATGACCATCAATGTCTCCAGCGTCACCCTCAAGGACGCGGCTTATGGTAATCGCCTGGTGGAAATTCTCGCCCAGGCCCAGGGCTGGGTGTCGGTGGAAATCACCGAAGATGCGCTGGTCAGCGATATCCAGGCGACCCGTCAGACCATCCAGAAACTGCAGGCATTGGGGGCAAAGGTATATATCGATGACTTTGGCACCGGGTTTTCGGCGTTGAGTTACCTGCATCAGTTTCCGGTGGACTTCATCAAGATCGATCGCAGCTTCGTGGTTGCACAGCACGATCCCAAGGGCGCTCAGGTGCTGACCGGCATGCTGCGTTTCTGTGAGGCGCTTAACCTGGGCGTGGTGGTGGAAGGGGTTGAGACCGCCGAGCAATTGGCGTTTCTGAATACGGGGGCTGAGTTGTTCATTCAGGGCTGGTATTTCAGCAGGGCATTGCCGGGACATGAAGTGCCGCAGTTTGTGCGCCAGCGGGCGGGGTTGGCGTGA
- a CDS encoding metal-dependent hydrolase codes for MLPIRRDIRFALPAGRITNWHEEGPFITHFFNALSLLFPQGELFFMDSVRHYRSRIDDPDLKKEIQGFIGQEAMHSREHVAYNDLLQAAGLPAHSLDRRLKFFLDLQKKHLPPSFNLAVTIALEHYTAMLAEILLSDPSRFGDSLKGYQQMWYWHALEETEHKAVAFDVWNRVITPGPKRYLLRTGTMLFTTLLFWLVVLDFHVRLLIADRKSGGHLRGFWRMLKFLYAPKGIFARMLRPWLHYFKPGFHPWDHDNRARLEGIDALVEEIERTNRGYEAV; via the coding sequence ATGTTGCCGATTCGCCGTGATATCCGCTTCGCCCTGCCTGCCGGGCGCATCACCAACTGGCATGAAGAAGGCCCGTTCATCACGCACTTTTTCAATGCCCTGTCGCTGCTGTTTCCCCAGGGCGAGCTGTTTTTCATGGACAGCGTGCGCCACTACCGTTCCCGCATCGACGATCCGGACCTCAAGAAAGAGATCCAGGGTTTCATCGGCCAGGAAGCCATGCACAGCCGGGAACACGTGGCCTACAACGACCTGCTGCAAGCGGCAGGCCTGCCGGCGCACAGCCTCGATCGCCGCTTGAAATTCTTCCTCGACCTGCAAAAGAAACACCTGCCGCCGTCCTTTAACCTCGCGGTGACCATCGCCCTTGAGCACTACACCGCGATGCTCGCGGAAATCCTGCTGAGCGACCCGTCGCGTTTCGGCGACTCACTCAAGGGCTACCAGCAGATGTGGTACTGGCACGCCCTTGAGGAAACCGAACATAAAGCGGTGGCTTTCGATGTGTGGAACCGGGTGATCACGCCTGGGCCCAAGCGCTACTTGCTGCGCACCGGCACCATGCTGTTTACCACGCTGCTGTTCTGGCTGGTGGTGCTCGATTTCCATGTGCGCCTGTTGATTGCCGACCGCAAGTCGGGTGGGCATCTGCGGGGGTTCTGGCGCATGCTCAAGTTTCTGTATGCCCCCAAGGGCATCTTTGCGCGCATGCTGCGGCCGTGGCTGCACTATTTCAAACCGGGTTTTCATCCTTGGGACCATGACAATCGGGCACGGTTGGAGGGAATTGACGCACTGGTCGAGGAGATCGAGCGGACCAATCGGGGCTACGAGGCGGTCTAG
- a CDS encoding SDR family oxidoreductase gives MKSFTGRVAAITGAASGMGRALALALAREGCHLALADKNSQGLERTRDLVRTSTLSPVTVTTQVLDVSDRQAMLEWAARCAAEHGQVNLVFNNAGVALSSTVEGVDYADLEWIVGINFWGVVHGTKAFLPYLKASGDGHIVNTSSVFGLFAQPGMSGYNASKFAVRGFTEALRQELDLQRCGVSATCVHPGGIRTDICRSSRIDANMTGFLIHSEQQARADFEKLFITDADQAAKVILQGVRKNKRRVLIGRDAYLLDLLARCLPAAYQALVVFASRRMAPKPRTPVFETNDEPRL, from the coding sequence ATGAAGTCATTCACCGGCCGCGTGGCGGCAATCACGGGAGCGGCCTCCGGCATGGGTCGCGCACTGGCACTGGCCCTGGCACGGGAGGGTTGCCACCTGGCCTTGGCCGACAAGAACAGCCAGGGGCTGGAGCGCACACGGGACCTGGTCAGGACCTCGACCCTGTCGCCGGTGACCGTCACCACTCAGGTACTGGATGTCTCGGACCGTCAAGCCATGCTGGAGTGGGCGGCGCGTTGTGCGGCCGAGCATGGCCAGGTCAACCTGGTCTTCAATAATGCCGGAGTGGCGCTGTCGAGCACCGTGGAAGGCGTGGACTATGCCGACCTGGAGTGGATCGTCGGCATCAATTTCTGGGGCGTGGTGCATGGCACCAAGGCGTTCCTGCCTTACCTGAAGGCCAGCGGCGACGGGCATATCGTCAACACCTCCAGCGTGTTCGGCCTGTTCGCCCAGCCCGGCATGAGTGGCTACAACGCCAGCAAGTTCGCGGTGCGCGGCTTTACCGAAGCGCTACGCCAGGAGCTGGACCTGCAACGCTGCGGCGTCTCCGCCACCTGCGTGCATCCTGGCGGAATTCGCACCGACATCTGCCGCAGCAGCCGGATTGACGCGAACATGACCGGTTTCCTTATCCATAGCGAACAACAGGCACGCGCCGATTTCGAAAAGCTGTTTATCACCGACGCCGACCAGGCCGCCAAGGTGATCCTGCAAGGCGTGCGCAAAAACAAACGCCGCGTGCTGATCGGCCGCGACGCGTATTTGCTCGACCTGCTCGCCCGTTGCCTGCCGGCGGCCTATCAAGCGCTGGTGGTGTTTGCCAGCAGGCGTATGGCGCCCAAACCACGCACGCCCGTGTTTGAAACCAACGACGAGCCCCGTCTCTGA
- a CDS encoding NAD(P)/FAD-dependent oxidoreductase: MNAHSDAIDIAIIGSGFAGLCMAIKLKQAGLSDFFVAEQADTLGGTWRDNHYPGCACDVQSHVYSFSFAPNPDWTRQFAPQAEIRAYLEQCARRFGLAPYLRFGMGLQRAVFDDQQQRWQLTFSDGRQVSARVLVSGMGGLSRPTLPDIPGLDSFKGKRFHSQQWDHDYSLKGKRVAVIGTGASAIQFVPQIAPQVAHLDLFQRTPPWIMPKPDRPISHVERWLFKHLPVTQRLVRSAFYWALEGRVVGFALHPRLMKMVQKIALRHLRKQVARPSLRKILTPDYTIGCKRVLISNDYYPALSRSNVEVVSDQVLRVEADGVITADGIKHPADCLIFGTGFQAADPLPRGCIIGRNGVDLMDTWHDGAHAYKGTTVPGYPNLFLIVGPNTGLGHNSMILMIEAQVAYILDALQQMQRQRIAMVEVKPAVEQAYNEQLQGKLKRTIWNTGGCQSWYLDPRTGKNTTLWPGSTWRFKQVTRHFALKDYVVSRAPVVPVPRPAPTPHCATEGSLS, from the coding sequence ATGAATGCCCACAGCGACGCAATCGACATCGCCATCATCGGCTCGGGCTTCGCCGGCCTGTGCATGGCGATCAAACTCAAGCAAGCCGGGCTCAGCGATTTCTTCGTCGCTGAGCAGGCCGACACACTCGGCGGTACGTGGCGTGACAACCACTACCCTGGCTGTGCCTGTGACGTGCAGTCCCATGTCTACTCCTTTTCCTTTGCGCCCAACCCCGACTGGACGCGCCAATTTGCCCCGCAAGCGGAGATTCGCGCTTACCTGGAGCAATGCGCGCGGCGTTTCGGGCTGGCGCCGTACCTGCGTTTCGGCATGGGCCTTCAACGGGCGGTGTTCGATGATCAGCAGCAACGCTGGCAACTGACGTTCAGCGATGGCCGCCAAGTCAGTGCGCGAGTGCTGGTGTCGGGCATGGGTGGCCTGTCGCGTCCTACATTGCCGGATATTCCTGGGCTCGACAGTTTCAAAGGCAAGCGTTTCCACTCGCAGCAGTGGGACCATGACTACAGTTTGAAGGGCAAGCGCGTGGCAGTGATCGGCACCGGCGCCAGTGCTATTCAGTTCGTGCCGCAGATTGCGCCGCAAGTGGCGCATCTGGACCTGTTCCAGCGCACGCCGCCCTGGATCATGCCCAAACCCGACCGGCCGATCTCACATGTCGAACGCTGGCTGTTCAAGCATCTGCCAGTGACCCAAAGGCTGGTGCGTAGCGCCTTTTATTGGGCATTGGAAGGCCGTGTGGTGGGCTTTGCCCTGCACCCGCGCTTGATGAAGATGGTGCAGAAAATCGCCCTGCGTCATTTGCGCAAACAAGTGGCCCGCCCTTCCCTGCGCAAGATTCTGACGCCGGACTACACCATCGGCTGCAAGCGTGTGCTGATCTCCAACGACTACTACCCGGCGTTGTCACGCAGTAATGTCGAGGTGGTGAGCGACCAGGTGCTGCGGGTCGAAGCCGATGGCGTGATCACCGCTGACGGCATCAAGCACCCCGCCGATTGCCTGATCTTCGGCACCGGGTTCCAGGCTGCCGATCCCCTGCCCCGTGGCTGCATCATCGGACGCAACGGCGTCGACCTGATGGACACCTGGCACGACGGCGCCCATGCCTATAAAGGCACCACGGTGCCGGGCTATCCCAACCTGTTCCTGATCGTCGGGCCCAACACCGGCTTGGGGCACAACTCGATGATTCTGATGATCGAAGCCCAGGTCGCTTACATCCTTGATGCGTTGCAACAGATGCAGCGCCAACGCATCGCCATGGTGGAGGTCAAACCCGCCGTGGAGCAGGCCTACAACGAGCAATTGCAAGGCAAGCTCAAGCGCACCATCTGGAATACCGGCGGTTGCCAAAGCTGGTACCTCGACCCGCGTACCGGCAAGAACACCACGCTGTGGCCCGGCTCGACGTGGCGCTTCAAGCAAGTCACCCGGCATTTTGCGCTCAAGGACTATGTGGTCAGCCGGGCGCCCGTTGTGCCTGTGCCGCGCCCCGCACCCACCCCTCATTGCGCCACAGAAGGCAGTCTGTCATGA
- a CDS encoding alpha/beta fold hydrolase, translating to MAVEWVVAAGVVIGASAVLWAFSAWMTRRIETAVSINGRVVEVDGERFHYVDEGQGPALVMIHGLMGSSRNLTYALSGQLRGQFRVISVDRPGSGYSSRHNHTAADLPAQARQMAAFIKTLELDQPLVLGHSLGGAVALALALDHPHAVSGLILVAPLTHPQRMLPLVFLSLAVRPAWLRRWVSRTLTLPIGLLTKGAVVKGVFAPDAAPPDFATRGGGLLGMRPENFYAASTEINRVNDHLPDMVKRYPQLTLPIGLIYGARDNVLDFQKHGQGLASKVPGLKLQVVEDRGHMLPITATERVVALVEQTAKRAGLARSAAVLQPSFALAGK from the coding sequence ATGGCTGTCGAGTGGGTTGTCGCTGCAGGTGTAGTGATAGGCGCGAGCGCTGTGTTGTGGGCTTTCAGCGCCTGGATGACACGGCGTATTGAAACCGCCGTTTCGATCAACGGGCGCGTCGTCGAGGTGGATGGCGAGCGCTTTCATTATGTAGACGAAGGCCAAGGCCCAGCGCTGGTGATGATCCACGGGCTGATGGGCAGCAGTCGCAACCTGACTTACGCGTTATCCGGTCAGTTACGTGGGCAGTTCCGCGTCATCAGCGTCGATCGCCCAGGGTCGGGCTACTCCAGTCGGCACAACCACACGGCGGCAGACCTGCCGGCCCAGGCGCGCCAAATGGCCGCTTTTATCAAAACCCTCGAGCTGGATCAGCCGCTGGTGCTTGGGCATTCCCTGGGCGGTGCGGTCGCCCTGGCATTGGCCCTTGACCATCCGCATGCGGTATCCGGCTTGATCCTGGTGGCGCCCTTGACCCATCCCCAGCGCATGCTGCCATTGGTGTTCCTGTCCTTGGCGGTGCGCCCCGCCTGGCTGCGACGCTGGGTGTCGCGCACCTTGACCCTGCCCATTGGCCTGTTGACCAAGGGCGCGGTGGTCAAGGGCGTATTCGCCCCCGATGCCGCCCCGCCAGACTTCGCTACGCGCGGCGGCGGTTTGCTGGGGATGCGTCCCGAGAACTTCTACGCGGCGTCCACTGAGATCAACCGAGTCAACGATCACTTGCCGGACATGGTCAAGCGCTACCCGCAATTGACGTTGCCAATCGGCCTCATCTACGGCGCCCGGGACAACGTGCTCGACTTCCAGAAACACGGTCAGGGCCTGGCCAGCAAGGTGCCCGGGCTGAAGCTGCAGGTGGTGGAAGACCGAGGGCACATGTTGCCGATTACCGCCACAGAGCGAGTGGTGGCGTTGGTCGAGCAGACCGCCAAACGGGCTGGGCTTGCACGAAGCGCCGCCGTATTGCAGCCCTCGTTTGCCTTGGCGGGCAAATAA
- a CDS encoding alkane 1-monooxygenase, with amino-acid sequence MNPSLAMPGVWADGKRYLWWLGIMPLATPLLSGALAIGTGIQQLWWIGVLVIFGLIPLIDGLLGEDLSNPPESAVSHLESQRYYRWIVYTGVLFVIASVVITGWLAAGGIDWIIGGGLLRATATLDPSSGLAHAAAFISARTELHGPVSGFTYLGMAMSTGAATGIAINTAHELGHKPKPLEVFLAKVTLAPTFYGHFYTEHNRGHHVRVATPEDPASSRLGESFWAFLPRSVWFSARSAWNLERERLRKLGLPAWHWKNAVLSAWMYSVLLWGAMIAWLGAAVIPFLLIQGIYGFSLLEVVNYVEHYGLKRQKLPNGRYERCSPRHSWNSNRIVTNIFLFQLQRHSDHHANPTRSYQSLRHFDESPQLPYGYASMIVWAYVPYLWRRRMDHRVLNHYAGDINLANLQPSQRLKYLEKYSGEAKPF; translated from the coding sequence ATGAACCCGTCCCTGGCGATGCCAGGCGTCTGGGCCGACGGCAAGCGTTACCTGTGGTGGCTCGGCATCATGCCCCTGGCGACTCCACTGCTCTCGGGGGCCCTGGCTATCGGCACCGGTATTCAGCAACTGTGGTGGATCGGTGTGCTGGTCATCTTCGGCTTGATCCCATTGATCGACGGCCTGTTGGGTGAAGACCTCAGCAACCCGCCGGAATCTGCCGTCAGCCATCTCGAATCCCAGCGCTACTACCGTTGGATCGTCTATACCGGCGTGCTGTTTGTGATCGCCTCGGTCGTGATCACCGGTTGGCTCGCCGCCGGCGGCATTGACTGGATTATCGGCGGCGGGCTGCTGCGGGCCACCGCGACGCTCGATCCGTCGAGCGGGCTGGCACATGCCGCAGCGTTCATTAGCGCCCGCACCGAGTTGCACGGCCCCGTCAGTGGTTTCACTTATCTGGGCATGGCGATGTCCACCGGGGCCGCTACCGGTATCGCGATCAACACCGCCCATGAGCTGGGGCATAAACCCAAGCCATTGGAAGTGTTCCTGGCCAAGGTCACGCTGGCGCCGACGTTCTACGGGCACTTCTACACCGAACACAATCGTGGCCACCACGTACGCGTCGCCACACCGGAAGATCCGGCCAGTTCGCGCCTGGGTGAAAGCTTCTGGGCCTTCCTGCCGCGCTCGGTATGGTTCAGCGCTCGCTCGGCCTGGAACCTGGAGCGCGAACGCCTGCGCAAACTTGGCCTGCCGGCCTGGCACTGGAAGAACGCGGTGCTCAGCGCCTGGATGTACAGCGTGCTGCTCTGGGGCGCGATGATTGCCTGGCTGGGCGCGGCAGTGATCCCGTTCCTGCTCATCCAGGGCATCTACGGTTTCTCGTTGCTGGAAGTGGTGAATTACGTCGAGCATTACGGCCTCAAGCGCCAGAAATTGCCCAACGGTCGTTATGAGCGCTGTTCGCCGCGGCACTCCTGGAACAGTAATCGAATTGTCACCAATATCTTCCTGTTTCAATTACAACGGCATTCCGATCATCATGCCAACCCCACGCGGAGTTATCAGTCGTTGCGCCACTTTGATGAGTCGCCGCAACTTCCCTATGGTTACGCGAGTATGATTGTCTGGGCCTATGTACCGTACTTGTGGCGGCGCCGGATGGATCATCGTGTATTGAATCATTATGCCGGTGATATCAACTTGGCTAATCTCCAGCCTTCACAGCGCTTGAAGTATCTGGAGAAGTACAGCGGCGAAGCCAAGCCGTTTTAA
- the praA gene encoding alkane oxidation protein activator PraA, with protein sequence MQVTQVTIKFTVKVVLAALGLIAWHHAQAARIEPAGSAFTAQGPISFSKGALISADCTIKVAGKVTADGTSVNIDKVAFDGGLKCSRVEAINLPWVLIAKDTKSGSMSKISVDVHAFGLGGKCGPSTAVGTWDNATGKLEAVNVPIGDDCTIKTVSIKMPPDFKVVE encoded by the coding sequence ATGCAAGTAACTCAGGTCACTATAAAGTTCACCGTTAAAGTCGTACTGGCCGCGCTGGGCCTGATCGCGTGGCATCACGCACAGGCCGCCCGTATCGAACCTGCCGGTAGCGCGTTTACAGCCCAGGGCCCAATCAGCTTCTCCAAAGGCGCGTTGATCAGTGCCGACTGCACCATCAAGGTGGCCGGCAAAGTGACGGCCGATGGGACATCCGTCAATATCGACAAAGTGGCGTTCGATGGCGGGCTCAAGTGCAGCCGGGTCGAAGCTATTAATTTGCCATGGGTCTTGATTGCAAAGGATACAAAAAGCGGCTCGATGTCGAAGATCAGCGTCGACGTGCATGCATTCGGTCTGGGCGGCAAGTGCGGTCCTTCTACCGCAGTCGGTACGTGGGATAACGCCACCGGCAAGTTGGAGGCTGTCAATGTACCTATTGGTGATGATTGCACCATTAAAACGGTGTCAATCAAGATGCCGCCTGATTTCAAAGTAGTTGAATAA
- the praB gene encoding alkane oxidation protein activator PraB has product MKSLKTLVCATSFAMCFGAASMASAASVSPDGPFSTNAGTIVVKSPSSFGAAVTCGITFTGNVSGGVASINGATLTGGGLCALPTLTNLPWVLTASTGTTGTVTNVGYKISSIPATNCGPTPIAVNWAAGTKTLSAANQSLSGNCTVVSLNVVAPTLTVNP; this is encoded by the coding sequence ATGAAAAGCTTGAAAACCCTCGTTTGTGCAACTTCGTTTGCAATGTGCTTCGGCGCCGCGTCGATGGCCAGTGCGGCTTCCGTCTCTCCGGACGGTCCGTTCTCGACTAACGCAGGCACCATCGTGGTGAAGTCGCCTTCGTCTTTTGGCGCGGCAGTGACATGCGGTATCACTTTTACCGGCAACGTTAGCGGTGGCGTGGCCTCGATCAACGGCGCAACGCTGACCGGCGGCGGTCTGTGCGCTTTGCCAACGCTGACTAACCTGCCTTGGGTATTGACTGCCTCGACGGGCACCACCGGTACCGTGACCAATGTCGGCTACAAGATCAGCTCGATCCCAGCCACCAACTGCGGACCAACCCCTATCGCAGTCAACTGGGCTGCAGGGACCAAAACCCTTTCGGCCGCCAATCAGTCGCTGAGCGGAAACTGCACTGTGGTTTCGCTGAACGTTGTGGCCCCGACGCTCACGGTAAACCCGTAA
- a CDS encoding outer membrane protein transport protein translates to MNNKKQHAYTLLGLALLGGLITTGHVQAGGFSTPTYGAPGWGRAFGGGSLFKNDPSAAYNNPAAMAFIDSTIVQQTVDYARIKIKYSGQAYDHNGNPVTNTPVLDDQGNLGDPTLNTNNGGQGGFTAWLPTGFMVMPIGDRFAFGLSQVVPQGMKSTWNENSKLRDFAVDTKIETIGLTGSLSFKVNDEFSVGGGAIVQRSQGNVSQNVDLLAAADVSPGLGGTGFPTGVGHSLIRVKVDNISVGWFGGVVWKPTQQDTLGLNYHAKIKNKMTGKYDVYTDAIGRNAMTNPIGPNGETLVEMAYPGLNLFPDGAHASTQLDIPATAAIDWVHQFNDRWTLGVSAQWTEWSSFQDLTLKSQGSTIVAIPYNYKNAWMTSIGGDYKATDELTLRAGVAYDQTPTRNSTRDPRIPDGDRYFLAFGAGYDIKAVPGLSVDGAYSHQFVEKVNLKTKNVDRLGAAQLDGKAESSGDVVSLSATYKF, encoded by the coding sequence ATGAATAATAAGAAACAACACGCTTACACGTTACTGGGACTGGCCCTGCTGGGAGGCCTGATCACTACGGGGCATGTGCAGGCGGGCGGGTTTTCCACGCCCACTTATGGCGCCCCCGGTTGGGGCCGCGCATTTGGTGGCGGTTCTCTGTTCAAGAATGACCCGAGTGCGGCGTACAACAACCCAGCGGCCATGGCGTTCATCGATTCAACCATCGTGCAGCAGACCGTCGATTACGCCCGGATCAAGATCAAATATTCCGGCCAGGCGTATGACCATAACGGCAACCCGGTGACCAACACGCCAGTGCTGGATGACCAAGGCAACCTGGGCGATCCGACCCTCAATACCAATAATGGCGGCCAGGGCGGTTTCACCGCATGGCTGCCCACTGGTTTTATGGTCATGCCCATCGGCGACCGCTTCGCTTTTGGCCTGAGCCAGGTCGTACCCCAAGGTATGAAAAGTACGTGGAACGAAAACTCAAAGCTGCGGGATTTCGCGGTCGACACCAAAATCGAGACCATCGGCCTGACAGGCTCCCTGTCGTTCAAGGTCAATGATGAATTTTCGGTCGGTGGTGGTGCCATCGTTCAGCGCAGCCAGGGCAACGTCAGCCAGAACGTCGATCTGTTGGCTGCCGCAGATGTTTCTCCCGGGCTTGGCGGCACTGGCTTTCCGACCGGTGTCGGGCATTCCCTGATACGCGTGAAAGTCGACAACATCTCGGTGGGCTGGTTTGGTGGGGTGGTGTGGAAACCGACGCAGCAAGACACGCTGGGCTTGAATTACCACGCCAAGATCAAAAACAAGATGACCGGCAAGTACGATGTTTATACAGACGCCATCGGCCGTAATGCGATGACCAACCCGATTGGTCCGAACGGAGAGACGCTGGTTGAAATGGCCTATCCTGGCCTCAATCTGTTCCCGGATGGCGCGCATGCCAGTACTCAATTGGATATCCCGGCGACTGCTGCGATTGACTGGGTCCATCAGTTCAATGACCGCTGGACGCTCGGTGTGAGTGCGCAGTGGACTGAGTGGTCCTCATTTCAGGACCTCACACTCAAGTCGCAGGGCTCGACCATTGTTGCCATTCCCTACAACTACAAAAACGCGTGGATGACCTCAATCGGCGGCGATTACAAAGCCACCGACGAGCTCACCCTGCGTGCAGGTGTGGCGTATGACCAGACGCCTACCCGTAACTCCACCCGCGATCCGCGGATCCCTGATGGCGATCGTTATTTCCTGGCGTTTGGTGCCGGGTACGACATCAAGGCAGTGCCAGGCCTGTCAGTGGATGGCGCGTACTCGCACCAGTTCGTCGAAAAGGTCAACCTGAAAACCAAGAACGTTGATCGCCTCGGCGCTGCTCAACTGGACGGGAAGGCTGAGTCGTCAGGTGACGTCGTGAGCTTGTCGGCGACCTATAAGTTCTAG